The following proteins are encoded in a genomic region of Parus major isolate Abel chromosome 20, Parus_major1.1, whole genome shotgun sequence:
- the TTPAL gene encoding alpha-tocopherol transfer protein-like, producing the protein MSGESDCTRTSPSAGSPSDSELLPDRPKYVCTLSPDLVTKAREELQEKPEWRLRDVQALRDMVCKDYPSLGTCLDDAFLLRFLRARKFDYDRALQLLVNYHTCRRTWPEVFSNLKPSAIKPVLESGFVTVLPHRDPQGRHVVCIRPDRWTPSNYPITENIRAIYLTLEKLIQSEETQVNGIVILADYKGVSLSKASHFGPFVAKKVIGILQDGFPIRIKAVNIINEPRIFKGIFAIIKPFLKEKIANRFFLHGCDLNSLHQNIPPVILPEEYGGTAGKLDISAWNELLLASEEDFVHDFSELVLPCDSSPHDLLVSGDADEKQCDDSLRGMKPQLYYCY; encoded by the exons ATGTCAGGAGAGAGCGACTGCACCAGGACAAGTCCGTCAGCAGGGTCTCCATCGGACAGTGAGCTCCTGCCAGACCGGCCAAAGTATGTTTGTACCCTGTCTCCTGATCTTGTTACCAAAGCCCGggaggagctccaggagaagCCGGAATGGAGGCTCCGTGACGTGCAGGCACTCCGAGATATGGTGTGCAAGGACTATCCTTCCCTGGGGACGTGCCTGGACGATGCTTTTTTGCTAAGGTTCCTCCGAGCCAGGAAGTTTGATTACGATCGAGCGCTTCAGCTCCTGGTGAACTACCACACCTGCAGGAGGACCTGGCCAGAGGTGTTCAGTAACCTGAAGCCATCTGCAATAAAGCCTGTCCTGGAGTCAGGCTTTGTCACTGTGCTGCCTCACCGGGACCCGCAGGGACGCCACGTCGTCTGCATCCGCCCAG ACAGATGGACACCCAGTAATTATCCGATTACTGAGAACATTCGTGCCATATACTTAACCTTAGAAAAACTCATTCAGTCCGAAGAGACCCAGGTGAATGGAATTGTAATCCTGGCAGACTACAAAGGAGTCAGCTTATCTAAGGCGTCTCATTTTGGTCCTTTTGTAGCCAAAAAAGTGATTGGAATTCTTCAG GATGGATTCCCCATTCGAATAAAGGCTGTTAACATAATAAATGAGCCTCGCATATTCAAAGGCATTTTTGCAATCATCAAGccttttctgaaggaaaagattGCAAACAGG ttttttcttcatGGCTGTGATCTGAATTCCCTTCACCAAAACATTCCTCCAGTGATCCTTCCTGAAGAGTATGGTGGCACTGCAGGCAAGCTGGACATCTCTGCCTGgaatgagctgctgctggcctcTGAAGAGGACTTTGTGCATGATTTCTCAGAGCTGGTGCTCCCCTGTGACAGCTCTCCCCACGACCTGCTAGTGAGTGGGGATGCTGATGAAAAGCAGTGTGATGATTCCCTGCGAGGGATGAAACCTCAGCTCTATTACTGTTACTAA
- the SERINC3 gene encoding serine incorporator 3, translating into MGAVLGLCSVASWIPCLCSGASCLLCRCCPNSKNSTVTRLIYAFLLLLSTVLACIMLAPGMEEQLKKIPGFCDDGLHTQIPHLDGFVSCDVFVGYRAVYRVSFAMAVFFFLLSLFMIEVKTSNDPRASIHNGFWFFKIAAIVAIMVGAFYIPEGPFTRAWFWIGVSGAFCFILIQLVLLVDFAHSWNESWVEKMEEGNSKCWYAALLSCTSLFYALSLIFVVLFYVFYTKPDDCTENKFFISFNMILCIVVSIVSILPKVQEHQPRSGLLQSSVITLYTMYLTWAAMSNEPERNCNPSLLNIITQIAAPTAVPANATVPPATPAPPKSLQWWDAQSVVGLVIFVLCLLYSSIRSSSNSQVNKLTLSGSDTAILEETAGTGSGAAEDGEVRRVTDNEKDGVQYSYTFFHFMLFLASLYIMMTLTNWYSPDADFKTMTSKWPAVWVKITSSWVCLLLYLWTLVAPLVLTNRDFN; encoded by the exons aTGGGGGCcgtgctggggctctgctcagTGGCCAGCTGG ATTCCCTGTCTGTGCAGCGGTGCCTCGTGTTTACTGTGCCGATGTTGCCCCAACAGCAAGAATTCGACAGTGACACGTCTTATCTatgccttcctcctcctcctcagtaCTGTGCTTGCCTGCATTATGCTGGCACCAGGCatggaagagcagctgaaaaag ATACCTGGATTTTGTGATGATGGGCTTCACACTCAGATCCCCCACTTGGATGGGTTTGTCAGCTGTGATGTGTTTGTGGGATACAGAGCTGTCTATCGGGTCAGCTTTGCCATGGCTGtgttcttcttcctcctctccctgttcATGATTGAAGTGAAAACAAGCAACGACCCCAGAGCCTCCATTCACAATGG GTTTTGGTTCTTCAAAATAGCTGCTATTGTGGCTATCATGGTTGGAGCATTTTATATCCCTGAAGGGCCTTTCACAAGAG CTTGGTTTTGGATTGGTGTTTCTGGAGCCTTCTGCTTCATTCTTATCCAGTTGGTTCTACTTGTGGATTTTGCTCACTCTTGGAATGAGAGCTGGGTTGAGAAAATGGAAGAGGGGAATTCTAAATGCTGGTATGCAG ctctgttgTCCTGTACAAGCTTGTTCTATGCCTTGTCCCTGATTTTTGTCGTTCTCTTCTACGTTTTCTACACGAAGCCTGATGACTGCACTGAGAACAAGTTCTTCATAAGCTTTAACATGATCTTGTGCATTGTTGTCTCCATCGTTTCTATCCTTCCAAAAGTTCAG GAACATCAGCCTCGCTCTGGCCTCCTCCAGTCCTCTGTCATCACACTCTACACCATGTACCTCACTTGGGCAGCCATGTCCAATGAGCCTG aaagaaacTGTAACCCAAGTCTGCTCAACATCATCACCCAGATAGCTGCACCCACAGCTGTTCCAGCCAATGCCACTGTCCCACCTGCCACTCCTGCTCCACCCAAGTCCCTGCAGTGGTGGGATGCCCAGAGTGTTGTTGGACTGGTTATCTTTGTCCTGTGCCTCTTGTATTCCAG CATCCGCTCTTCAAGTAACAGCCAGGTGAACAAGCTGACGCTGTCTGGCAGTGACACTGCCATCCTGGAGGAGACGGCGGGCACAGGCAGCGGGGCTGCCGAGGATGGAGAAGTGCGCCGTGTCACGGACAATGAGAAGGATGGGGTTCAGTACAGCTACACCTTCTTCCACTTCATGCTCTTCCTTGCCTCTCTCTACATCATGATGACACTGACAAACTGGTACAG CCCTGATGCAGATTTCAAAACCATGACAAGTAAGTGGCCAGCCGTGTGGGTGAAGATAACCTCCAGCTGGGTTTGTCTGCTTCTCTATCTCTGGACCTTAGTGGCTCCTCTTGTCCTTACTAATAGAGACTTCAATTAA